A DNA window from Chryseobacterium sp. MEBOG06 contains the following coding sequences:
- a CDS encoding T9SS type A sorting domain-containing protein: MKKIYLIISMILFPLFQAQTLNVDTYLKTKLFTYGATSDSNGNFITLDTNNDGQIQLSEASLVYKINISDLSNAITSLSVLTEFPNLTELKLTNPNISSTLVFSNYTTLQKLIFSGGTVGNVTIENCNALNIAQLGSAGDVINIQNTSLQEISVSNINGFNISGLPNLKKLSLGASTMTSLNLSNLPALEEVNVSQNQFLTSINFAGDTALKKLELYRNKLSSLSIPNPSLVNYLSISFNLFQTFDVTPYTGLGMFLANDNQITSLDFSSSPLIGMLYIYNNQLTTLTLNNNPVLGYLYANNNQITNIAFDQAKGLKGIQVMNNSLTNIDLSKQTILDIADLDNNLTLNLKNGKHNYLGIGFSNTPQLQYVCTDPIETNYIISQLASYNQPNAVVNSYCSFTPGGSSYFILQGKTRYDMNTNGCDINDMIKPFQKFNILGQNMAISDASGSYSFPLVYGTNTISPMLENPSYFNITPPLFTTNFPTQPSPYTQNFCLTANGIHNDLEVVAIPIQAAISGFDAQYKIVYKNKGTETQSGNISFNFDHNRMTYQTATTAPASQSTGVLNWNFTNLLPFQSKEITVTVKLNNLTQNPPLNSGDTLHYTTQINGATDETPTDNNFTLNQTVVNSFDLNDKTCLEGTSIAQTKVGDYVHYLIRFENKGTANAKNIVVKDEIDTSKFDLSSVVALNGSHNFITEIKSPNIVEFIFENIQLPFDDANNDGYVAFKIKTKSTLNAGDTFSNTAKIYFDYHAPIITNTFTTAVETTLATSEVKNDKNAVSIYPNPVKETLLIQSKNEVTKVEIYDAAGRIVTSTGTKGNAVNVSDLPKGNYIIKIFVKDKATVQKFIKD; encoded by the coding sequence ATGAAAAAAATCTATTTAATCATTTCGATGATTCTGTTTCCATTGTTTCAGGCTCAGACGTTGAATGTCGATACCTATTTGAAAACAAAATTGTTTACTTACGGAGCAACAAGTGATTCTAACGGAAACTTTATTACTCTGGATACAAATAATGATGGACAGATTCAACTATCGGAAGCTTCACTGGTTTATAAAATAAATATATCTGATCTTTCAAATGCTATTACAAGTTTATCAGTACTTACTGAATTTCCAAATTTAACTGAGCTAAAACTAACAAATCCTAATATATCCTCTACTCTGGTTTTCAGTAATTATACTACTCTTCAAAAATTAATTTTTTCAGGTGGAACTGTAGGTAACGTAACGATTGAAAACTGCAATGCTCTAAATATCGCACAACTTGGTAGCGCGGGAGACGTTATAAATATTCAGAACACTTCCTTACAAGAAATTTCTGTTTCCAACATTAATGGGTTTAATATTTCTGGACTTCCTAATCTTAAAAAATTATCATTGGGAGCTTCAACGATGACTTCTTTAAATTTAAGTAATCTCCCCGCGCTGGAAGAAGTAAATGTCAGTCAAAACCAATTTCTAACAAGTATTAATTTTGCCGGAGATACAGCTTTGAAAAAACTAGAATTATACCGTAATAAACTAAGCAGTCTTTCGATTCCTAATCCTTCTTTAGTAAACTATTTAAGTATAAGCTTCAATCTTTTCCAGACTTTTGACGTAACTCCTTATACTGGATTGGGAATGTTTCTTGCTAACGACAACCAAATCACAAGTTTGGACTTTAGTTCAAGTCCGCTGATTGGAATGCTTTATATTTACAATAATCAGCTTACTACATTAACACTTAATAATAATCCAGTTTTAGGTTATTTGTATGCCAATAATAATCAAATAACTAATATTGCATTTGATCAGGCAAAAGGCTTAAAAGGTATTCAGGTAATGAATAATTCGCTTACGAATATTGATTTATCAAAGCAGACTATTCTGGATATTGCTGATCTTGATAATAACCTTACTTTAAATCTTAAAAACGGAAAGCATAATTATCTTGGCATTGGCTTTTCAAATACACCACAACTGCAATATGTATGCACTGACCCTATAGAAACTAACTATATAATATCACAATTAGCATCCTATAATCAACCCAATGCTGTCGTAAATTCTTATTGTTCTTTCACACCAGGAGGTTCTTCTTATTTTATCCTTCAGGGTAAAACAAGATATGACATGAACACAAATGGATGCGACATTAATGACATGATAAAACCTTTTCAAAAATTCAATATTTTAGGGCAAAATATGGCCATTTCAGATGCGTCCGGATCTTATTCTTTCCCTCTGGTATACGGAACTAATACGATCTCCCCGATGTTGGAAAATCCTTCTTATTTTAACATTACGCCACCTTTATTCACTACCAATTTTCCAACACAGCCAAGTCCTTATACGCAGAACTTTTGTTTAACGGCCAATGGTATACATAATGATCTGGAAGTTGTTGCTATTCCTATACAGGCAGCCATTTCTGGATTTGATGCTCAATATAAAATCGTTTATAAAAACAAAGGAACAGAAACACAATCCGGAAATATATCTTTTAATTTTGATCATAACCGAATGACTTACCAGACTGCCACAACAGCTCCTGCCTCTCAGTCTACAGGAGTACTCAACTGGAATTTCACAAATCTTCTTCCTTTTCAATCAAAGGAAATCACCGTTACGGTAAAATTAAACAATCTCACACAGAACCCACCTCTCAATAGTGGTGATACCCTGCATTATACAACACAAATCAACGGAGCAACAGATGAAACACCAACTGACAACAATTTCACCCTAAACCAAACCGTTGTCAATTCTTTTGACCTTAATGATAAAACTTGTCTGGAAGGAACTTCCATTGCACAAACAAAGGTTGGAGATTATGTACATTATCTGATCCGATTTGAAAATAAAGGAACGGCCAATGCCAAAAATATTGTTGTAAAGGATGAAATTGATACATCAAAATTTGATCTATCCTCTGTAGTTGCACTCAATGGAAGCCATAATTTTATAACAGAAATTAAATCACCGAATATTGTGGAGTTTATTTTTGAAAATATTCAACTGCCTTTTGATGATGCTAATAATGATGGATATGTAGCCTTTAAAATAAAGACAAAATCCACTTTAAATGCTGGAGATACTTTCAGTAATACCGCCAAAATCTACTTTGATTATCATGCTCCTATTATCACCAATACCTTCACTACAGCTGTTGAGACCACATTAGCCACTTCTGAAGTGAAGAACGATAAGAATGCGGTAAGTATTTATCCTAATCCGGTAAAAGAAACCTTATTGATTCAATCTAAAAATGAAGTGACTAAGGTTGAAATTTACGATGCAGCCGGAAGAATTGTGACTTCTACAGGAACAAAAGGAAATGCTGTGAATGTTTCTGATCTGCCCAAAGGAAACTATATCATTAAAATATTTGTTAAAGATAAAGCGACTGTACAGAAGTTTATTAAAGACTGA
- the ligA gene encoding NAD-dependent DNA ligase LigA, whose product MSENIQQKIEQLRKELHQHNENYYLLDTPTITDYEFDVLLQELQDLEAKHPEFYDQNSPTMRVGGGITKVFPTIQHKFRMYSLDNSYDFDDLEDWEKRIIKTINDPVEFVAELKYDGASISILYENGKLTQAVTRGDGFQGDEITPNVRTISDIPLTLKGDFPSQFFMRGEIYLTRKNFDKLNKLREEEGLDPFMNPRNTASGSLKMQDSAEVRKRSLSSVLYQFISDEVPADTHWELLQKAQSWGFKTSQQAKLCKTLDEVKEFITFWDTERHNLPFEIDGIVLKVNSLQQQRQLGYTAKSPRWAMAYKFKAEKVETELQSVSYQVGRTGAITPVANLKPVLLAGTIVKRASLHNEDIIKKLDLHEHDFVYVEKGGEIIPKIVGVNTDKRTEESREIEYVKNCPECGTELVKVEDQAIHFCPNELHCPPQVVGRMIHYVSRKALNIDNLGSETIEQLYREKLIENPADFYVLTKEQLLPLDRMAEKSAQNIITGIEKSKEIPFEKVLYGIGIKHVGETVAKKLVKNFPTIEDLKNATAEELCQVEDIGGKIAVSIVEFFQNTENILMIERLKSYGVQLEKGESTNEVLSNVLEGKTFLFTGKLSLFTRESAEEMVEKHGGKNISAVSKNLNYLVVGEKAGSKLKKAQDIGTIEILDEQQFLDLIEK is encoded by the coding sequence ATGTCTGAAAATATTCAACAAAAGATAGAACAGCTCCGCAAAGAGCTTCACCAGCATAACGAAAACTATTATTTACTAGATACTCCTACTATTACAGATTATGAGTTTGATGTACTTCTGCAGGAACTACAGGATCTGGAGGCCAAACATCCTGAGTTTTATGATCAAAATTCTCCTACCATGCGTGTAGGTGGCGGTATTACTAAGGTTTTCCCTACTATTCAGCATAAATTCAGAATGTACTCTCTGGATAATTCTTATGATTTTGACGATCTTGAAGACTGGGAAAAAAGAATAATCAAAACAATTAATGATCCTGTAGAATTTGTTGCTGAACTAAAATATGACGGTGCTTCTATTTCTATTCTTTATGAAAATGGAAAACTTACACAGGCAGTAACTCGTGGAGATGGTTTTCAGGGGGATGAGATCACTCCTAATGTACGTACCATTTCAGATATTCCTTTAACATTAAAAGGTGATTTCCCTTCTCAGTTCTTTATGCGTGGTGAGATTTATCTGACGAGAAAAAACTTCGATAAACTGAATAAATTACGTGAGGAAGAAGGTCTAGACCCCTTCATGAATCCAAGAAATACAGCGAGTGGAAGTTTGAAAATGCAAGACAGTGCTGAGGTAAGAAAACGCAGCCTCTCTTCGGTACTATATCAGTTTATTTCTGATGAAGTTCCTGCAGATACGCATTGGGAATTGCTTCAAAAGGCTCAAAGCTGGGGCTTCAAGACATCACAGCAAGCGAAATTGTGTAAGACACTGGATGAGGTAAAAGAATTTATTACTTTCTGGGATACTGAGCGCCATAATCTTCCTTTTGAAATTGATGGTATTGTTTTAAAGGTTAATTCATTACAACAGCAAAGACAGCTTGGATATACTGCCAAATCTCCACGTTGGGCGATGGCTTATAAGTTTAAAGCTGAAAAAGTAGAGACCGAGTTACAGAGTGTTTCTTATCAGGTAGGAAGAACCGGAGCTATTACGCCTGTTGCGAACCTTAAACCGGTTTTATTGGCAGGAACGATAGTAAAAAGAGCTTCTCTGCATAATGAAGATATCATCAAAAAACTTGATCTGCATGAGCATGATTTTGTTTATGTAGAAAAAGGTGGTGAAATTATTCCAAAAATCGTAGGTGTAAATACTGATAAAAGAACAGAGGAAAGCAGGGAAATAGAATATGTGAAAAATTGTCCGGAATGTGGAACTGAGTTGGTAAAAGTGGAAGACCAGGCTATCCATTTCTGTCCTAATGAACTTCATTGCCCTCCCCAGGTTGTAGGAAGAATGATTCACTATGTTTCCAGAAAGGCATTGAATATTGATAACCTTGGAAGTGAAACTATCGAGCAGTTATACAGGGAAAAACTTATTGAAAATCCTGCGGATTTTTATGTTTTAACGAAAGAACAGCTTCTTCCATTGGACAGGATGGCAGAAAAATCTGCTCAGAATATCATTACCGGAATTGAAAAATCCAAAGAAATTCCGTTTGAAAAGGTATTGTACGGAATCGGCATCAAACATGTGGGTGAAACCGTTGCTAAGAAATTGGTGAAAAACTTCCCTACGATAGAAGACCTGAAAAATGCCACAGCAGAGGAACTTTGCCAGGTAGAAGATATCGGAGGTAAAATTGCTGTAAGTATTGTAGAGTTCTTCCAAAATACAGAAAATATTCTGATGATTGAAAGATTGAAATCTTATGGAGTACAGCTTGAAAAGGGAGAAAGCACCAATGAGGTTTTATCAAATGTTCTGGAAGGAAAAACATTCCTTTTTACAGGGAAACTATCATTATTCACCAGAGAATCTGCTGAGGAAATGGTAGAAAAACATGGCGGGAAGAATATTTCGGCAGTTTCGAAAAACCTTAACTATCTTGTAGTAGGTGAAAAGGCAGGAAGCAAGCTGAAAAAAGCTCAGGACATCGGAACTATCGAAATCCTGGATGAACAGCAGTTTCTGGATTTGATTGAAAAATAA
- a CDS encoding TonB-dependent receptor: MKKVKIVLGLLFLGLGTLAYAQTTQASIVGKVTGPGSTAQEKVKVTIVNESTGFRTVTETNSKGEYIFKEIPLGGPYTVIVNEDKKEGYNVNFGDQVTVNMDLGSEKHIEEVKITGNLKNKIGNLGAATAISAKNISMLPVNGRNFANLAELSPLSGKGGSLSGQLGSSTNFTIDGMTAKNPTSAGATTSRSGAPFSISIEAVREFKIITNQYDVTLGRSGGGTVSAVTKSGTNKFSGSAWEYLRTNWLSSPYDIRGNKRQNDFSTSQFGFSLGGPIIKNKLHFFVAWDHQLDSRPLIIADIKSPDDEKRFNTTTETLNQFLNIARSKYGVGNTPQFGTFDKRRNSDAAFLRLDWQINEKHLLTLRNNFTSDLNKNGLIDNTSINFFESYGNDKNLDNSLLLTLRSNLQPNLTNELKAQYLYTFQDSYQNAELGKPVPRAIVENVSAPGVGSTNIQIGGHRFGQESFRNNVFQIVDNLYYNTDKVKYTFGADLMYTNAKSIYGSEVNGRFQFQGLTNFDNMTPYRYYREVPLVADPSVRSNIWNIGVYGQFQAKIAKGLDLMAGLRLDYGGYPKAEFNQKLYDEMGIKTDNQIKSFVIQPRFQFDWNINEQNKDFLKFGAGIFSSDINNYMIINNLVFDGRHLATVDVTGKDVPFPDFNSYRDNYANVPSLAQFQIPTINYTGKDAKIPIIYKANISYTHFFNERFRVGIAGYMALGRNNYFYYDRNMQANPFFTLSNEDGRGVFVPVTGITNNTNNSVNIDWKAGRINKNFGRVLELVSDGKVNQFSWVADTSYRYWKDGEITASYTWSDIKDNTSYNGNVANSATLSTLVQGDPRDLRMSYSDNQFRNKVVIYGNSPTIAGFSLGIRYSGMGGTRFSATAGGNINGDFVDSNDLAYIFPNIAQTILDDPQVGQALKNYISEYNGKIAERNGGKNGFYGVWDVRLSKKIKFDKIGAFEFSVDIFNVANLLNKEWGVNESYGNVSLYKVTKFNQATRQFEYTKNVSGNGLAPLSGNPYQIQIGAKYSF, encoded by the coding sequence ATGAAAAAAGTAAAGATTGTACTGGGATTATTGTTTTTAGGGCTTGGAACATTAGCTTATGCACAGACTACACAGGCTTCTATTGTAGGGAAAGTAACCGGGCCGGGAAGTACGGCTCAGGAAAAAGTGAAAGTAACGATCGTGAACGAATCCACCGGATTCCGGACTGTCACTGAAACGAACTCAAAAGGAGAATATATCTTTAAAGAAATTCCTCTTGGAGGGCCTTATACGGTAATTGTAAACGAGGATAAAAAAGAAGGGTATAATGTCAACTTCGGCGATCAGGTTACGGTAAATATGGATTTAGGAAGTGAAAAGCATATTGAGGAGGTAAAAATTACCGGAAACCTTAAAAATAAGATCGGAAACCTCGGAGCGGCTACAGCCATTTCAGCTAAAAATATAAGTATGCTTCCGGTAAACGGGCGAAACTTTGCCAATCTTGCGGAATTATCTCCTTTAAGTGGAAAGGGAGGAAGTTTGTCCGGGCAGCTGGGATCCTCTACCAATTTTACCATTGATGGGATGACTGCTAAAAACCCTACATCAGCAGGGGCTACTACCAGCCGAAGCGGTGCTCCTTTCTCTATTTCCATAGAAGCGGTACGTGAATTTAAAATTATCACTAACCAGTATGATGTTACACTAGGAAGAAGCGGGGGAGGAACTGTAAGTGCTGTTACCAAATCAGGAACCAATAAATTTTCGGGAAGTGCATGGGAATATTTAAGAACCAATTGGCTTTCCAGTCCATATGATATCAGAGGAAACAAAAGACAAAATGATTTCTCTACCTCTCAGTTCGGATTTTCATTGGGAGGGCCAATCATCAAAAACAAACTACACTTCTTCGTAGCTTGGGACCACCAGCTGGATTCACGACCATTAATTATTGCAGATATCAAATCTCCGGATGATGAGAAGAGATTTAATACAACAACAGAAACACTTAATCAGTTTTTGAATATTGCAAGATCTAAATATGGAGTAGGTAATACACCTCAGTTCGGAACTTTTGATAAAAGAAGAAATTCAGATGCCGCATTTTTGCGTTTAGACTGGCAGATCAATGAGAAACATTTACTAACGTTGAGAAACAACTTCACTTCCGATCTTAATAAAAACGGACTGATTGACAATACCAGTATTAATTTCTTTGAATCTTACGGGAATGACAAAAACCTTGATAACAGCTTACTATTAACGCTAAGGTCAAACCTGCAACCTAACTTAACAAACGAGCTGAAAGCGCAGTACCTTTATACCTTTCAGGACAGCTACCAAAATGCTGAATTGGGAAAACCTGTTCCAAGAGCCATTGTTGAAAATGTTTCGGCTCCCGGAGTGGGATCTACCAATATTCAGATCGGAGGCCACCGTTTTGGGCAGGAAAGCTTTAGAAATAATGTATTCCAGATCGTAGACAATTTATATTACAATACCGATAAAGTAAAATATACTTTTGGTGCTGATTTGATGTATACCAATGCAAAATCAATCTATGGAAGCGAAGTGAACGGAAGATTTCAGTTTCAGGGACTTACCAATTTTGATAATATGACCCCTTACAGATACTACAGAGAAGTTCCTTTAGTAGCTGATCCGTCTGTAAGGTCCAATATCTGGAACATCGGTGTTTACGGGCAGTTTCAGGCAAAAATTGCAAAAGGACTTGATTTAATGGCAGGTTTAAGGTTGGATTACGGAGGCTATCCGAAAGCTGAATTCAACCAGAAGCTATATGACGAAATGGGAATCAAAACAGATAACCAGATCAAATCATTTGTGATCCAGCCGAGATTTCAGTTTGACTGGAATATCAACGAGCAAAACAAGGACTTCCTTAAATTCGGAGCCGGGATCTTCTCTTCGGATATCAACAATTACATGATTATCAATAACCTTGTATTTGACGGAAGGCACCTTGCCACAGTGGACGTCACCGGTAAAGATGTTCCGTTCCCGGATTTCAATAGCTACAGAGATAATTATGCAAACGTTCCTTCATTAGCGCAATTTCAGATTCCTACCATCAATTATACAGGGAAAGATGCAAAAATTCCAATCATTTATAAGGCCAATATCTCCTATACTCACTTCTTTAACGAAAGATTCAGGGTAGGAATTGCAGGATATATGGCTTTGGGTAGAAACAATTATTTTTACTATGACCGAAATATGCAGGCCAATCCATTCTTTACGCTGTCTAATGAGGATGGAAGAGGCGTATTCGTTCCTGTCACCGGGATCACCAATAACACGAACAACAGCGTAAATATCGACTGGAAAGCCGGAAGAATCAATAAGAATTTCGGAAGAGTACTGGAGTTGGTAAGTGATGGTAAGGTCAATCAGTTTTCCTGGGTAGCGGACACCAGTTACCGTTACTGGAAAGATGGAGAGATCACCGCAAGTTATACCTGGTCTGATATTAAAGACAATACCTCTTACAATGGAAATGTGGCAAACTCTGCTACCCTGTCTACCCTGGTTCAGGGCGACCCAAGAGATTTGAGAATGTCTTACTCCGATAATCAGTTCCGAAATAAAGTCGTTATCTATGGTAACTCGCCTACTATTGCAGGATTCTCTCTGGGAATAAGATATTCAGGAATGGGAGGGACCCGTTTCTCCGCAACAGCAGGAGGAAATATCAACGGAGATTTTGTAGATTCCAATGATCTTGCCTATATCTTCCCTAATATTGCACAAACCATTTTAGATGATCCTCAGGTGGGGCAGGCATTGAAAAACTATATCAGCGAATACAACGGTAAAATTGCAGAACGAAATGGCGGTAAAAATGGATTTTACGGCGTTTGGGATGTGCGTTTATCCAAAAAAATAAAATTTGATAAAATAGGAGCATTTGAATTTTCTGTAGATATTTTCAACGTAGCAAACCTTCTTAATAAAGAATGGGGAGTGAATGAATCTTATGGAAACGTCTCTTTATACAAAGTGACCAAATTCAATCAGGCAACCAGACAGTTTGAATACACTAAAAATGTAAGCGGTAACGGACTTGCTCCTTTATCCGGAAATCCATACCAGATTCAGATTGGAGCAAAGTATAGTTTTTAA
- a CDS encoding glycerophosphodiester phosphodiesterase, translating to MKNFILGLAVLSTVLMKAQTQIIAHRGYFQAQPATTENSLKSLENAQKLKVYGSEFDVRMTKDGILVINHDEHHGKMDIAETTFKELAQLKLSNGENFPTLKDYLKQGKKDSSVKLIVEIKPAKTPEIENEITQKTIKMIRDMKLESQTEFISFSLNICKEIKKLAPAFKVQYLNGELSPEQIKKEGLDGMDYHYSVFQKNTGWIAEAKAMGLITNAWTVNDTAVYDELKKQGIGFVTTNIPDQLKNK from the coding sequence ATGAAAAATTTTATCTTAGGGTTAGCAGTTTTAAGTACAGTTTTGATGAAAGCACAAACCCAGATCATTGCCCATAGAGGTTATTTTCAGGCCCAGCCTGCTACAACGGAAAATTCTCTTAAATCATTGGAAAATGCCCAGAAATTAAAAGTTTATGGGTCGGAATTTGATGTAAGAATGACTAAAGACGGAATATTGGTCATCAATCATGATGAGCATCATGGAAAGATGGATATTGCAGAAACTACTTTCAAAGAATTGGCACAGTTGAAACTATCCAATGGAGAAAATTTCCCTACTTTAAAAGATTATTTGAAACAGGGAAAAAAGGACTCATCTGTGAAGCTTATCGTTGAGATCAAGCCTGCCAAGACTCCGGAAATAGAAAATGAGATTACTCAGAAGACGATCAAAATGATCAGGGATATGAAACTTGAATCTCAGACCGAGTTTATTTCTTTCAGTTTGAATATCTGCAAAGAGATAAAGAAGCTGGCGCCGGCATTTAAAGTTCAGTATCTGAACGGAGAACTTTCACCAGAGCAGATCAAAAAAGAAGGACTGGATGGGATGGATTACCACTACAGTGTCTTCCAGAAAAATACTGGCTGGATTGCTGAAGCAAAAGCAATGGGATTAATTACCAATGCATGGACAGTGAATGATACTGCTGTGTATGATGAACTGAAAAAACAGGGAATAGGATTCGTAACAACGAATATACCTGACCAATTGAAAAATAAATAG
- a CDS encoding 3-ketoacyl-ACP reductase produces MNINGKNAIVTGGGRGLGKAVALALANEGVNVAITGRNEENLKMAVEEIKKLGVNSAYAVFSVDNEIQVKAGIESLAEQLGGVDILINNAGIGDFGSIEEMPSETWEQVINTNLFGVYYAAKAVHPFMKAKGEGDIVNVASTAGLKGGPNMSAYAASKAAVISLSQSMMAEWRKQNIRVITLTPSTIASDMSIQGGLTDGNPDKVLQPEDFAEWVRDILKMNRRALIANASIFSTNP; encoded by the coding sequence ATGAATATAAACGGAAAAAATGCCATTGTAACAGGTGGTGGAAGAGGATTAGGAAAAGCTGTAGCCCTTGCTTTAGCCAATGAAGGAGTAAACGTTGCCATTACAGGACGAAACGAAGAAAATCTTAAAATGGCAGTTGAGGAGATCAAAAAATTAGGCGTAAACTCAGCCTATGCAGTTTTTTCTGTAGACAATGAAATTCAGGTAAAAGCTGGAATAGAATCTTTGGCAGAACAGCTGGGAGGTGTTGATATTCTCATAAATAACGCTGGGATCGGAGATTTCGGAAGTATTGAAGAGATGCCTTCTGAAACCTGGGAGCAGGTTATTAATACCAATCTATTCGGAGTATATTATGCTGCTAAAGCAGTTCATCCATTTATGAAAGCTAAAGGTGAAGGTGACATCGTAAACGTAGCTTCTACAGCTGGTTTGAAAGGCGGCCCTAATATGTCAGCTTATGCAGCTTCAAAAGCAGCAGTAATTTCTTTGTCACAATCCATGATGGCAGAATGGAGAAAACAAAACATCCGTGTGATCACACTTACCCCTAGTACAATCGCTTCCGATATGAGTATTCAGGGAGGACTTACAGATGGGAATCCTGATAAAGTATTACAGCCGGAAGACTTTGCAGAATGGGTAAGAGATATTTTGAAAATGAACAGAAGAGCTTTAATCGCTAATGCTTCTATTTTCTCAACAAATCCTTAA
- the prmA gene encoding 50S ribosomal protein L11 methyltransferase yields the protein MQNYLEFNFKISPLQPWNEILMAELIEIGFDSFTEEIDGILGYIQTDLFHEDQLKALPIFENENVKIDYSFEEMPNINWNEEWEKNFSPINIDDKVLIRAEFHESVPGMHEIIIQPKMSFGTGHHPTTHLMIQQMMDIDFTGKKVLDMGCGTSVLAIYAKQQGAGDTKAIDIDEWSVENSKENSVRNGVELDIEQGTAENLGHENFDVILANINRNILISDIPTYVSVLNKGGKLLLSGLCFFDVDDILEVCRESGLELKKQLQREEWVSLLLEK from the coding sequence ATGCAAAATTATTTAGAATTCAATTTCAAAATCTCTCCATTACAACCATGGAACGAGATATTAATGGCGGAGCTTATAGAAATAGGTTTTGACAGTTTTACAGAAGAAATTGACGGGATTTTAGGATATATCCAGACAGATTTGTTTCATGAAGATCAGCTGAAAGCCCTTCCGATCTTTGAAAATGAGAATGTAAAGATTGATTATTCTTTCGAAGAAATGCCGAATATCAACTGGAATGAAGAATGGGAGAAAAATTTCTCACCCATCAATATTGATGATAAAGTATTGATCAGAGCAGAATTTCATGAGTCTGTACCAGGAATGCATGAAATCATTATTCAGCCTAAAATGTCTTTCGGTACGGGGCATCACCCAACAACTCACTTGATGATCCAACAGATGATGGATATTGATTTTACAGGTAAAAAAGTATTGGATATGGGATGTGGAACTTCTGTGCTGGCAATTTATGCGAAACAGCAGGGAGCCGGAGATACAAAAGCAATTGATATTGATGAGTGGTCGGTAGAAAACTCAAAAGAGAACTCAGTAAGAAACGGTGTAGAACTAGATATAGAACAAGGTACAGCTGAAAACTTAGGACATGAAAATTTTGATGTTATTTTAGCTAATATCAATAGAAATATTCTGATCTCAGATATCCCTACTTATGTTTCAGTATTGAATAAAGGAGGTAAACTGTTGCTTTCAGGACTTTGTTTCTTTGATGTGGATGATATCCTTGAAGTGTGCAGAGAAAGCGGTCTGGAGCTGAAAAAACAGTTGCAGCGCGAAGAATGGGTGAGCCTGTTACTTGAAAAATAA
- a CDS encoding SH3 domain-containing protein, whose product MKTLLTAWCLLMLQFFTAQENEIYADGIFGFEQNKTQKIFTNWTRVRKEPDANSPILDSLQSNQTIMVLNKEETVPVLQLGERKANWYKISYQKGDVASEGYVWGGNLCVGYRNKNGYDFLLGLSKTISKKIKELNSFEKQNIAGIKVMEGNNLIDEVYFDTGKGEELSSAAFNIESNHKLQNVEFTLKAMISGEACGIAGYDQYVLFKDKKLVALPQLMNVGDAGVYYHSEVYIFPNDKGGIHDAFVFKMEDVEVDEKEKETKKSSSKTYLWNGNSYQLK is encoded by the coding sequence ATGAAAACCTTATTGACAGCTTGGTGTTTACTGATGCTGCAGTTTTTTACAGCTCAGGAAAATGAAATATATGCAGATGGCATTTTTGGATTTGAACAGAATAAAACGCAGAAAATTTTCACAAACTGGACAAGAGTCAGAAAAGAACCTGATGCCAATTCTCCAATTTTAGATTCTTTACAGAGCAACCAGACAATAATGGTTCTTAATAAAGAAGAAACTGTCCCTGTTTTGCAGCTTGGAGAAAGAAAAGCAAATTGGTATAAGATTTCTTATCAAAAAGGAGACGTAGCCTCTGAAGGATATGTATGGGGAGGAAATCTTTGTGTAGGATATCGAAATAAAAATGGGTATGATTTTCTTTTGGGCCTTTCAAAAACAATAAGTAAGAAAATTAAGGAATTGAATAGCTTTGAGAAGCAGAATATTGCCGGAATAAAAGTAATGGAAGGAAATAACCTGATTGATGAGGTTTATTTTGATACAGGAAAAGGAGAAGAGTTGAGTTCTGCTGCCTTCAATATTGAAAGCAATCATAAACTGCAGAATGTAGAGTTTACTTTAAAAGCAATGATTTCGGGTGAAGCTTGTGGTATCGCAGGTTATGATCAGTATGTTCTTTTTAAAGACAAGAAACTGGTTGCACTTCCACAATTGATGAATGTAGGAGATGCCGGTGTTTATTATCACAGTGAAGTGTATATTTTTCCTAATGATAAAGGGGGCATCCATGATGCATTTGTCTTTAAAATGGAAGATGTAGAGGTGGATGAAAAAGAAAAGGAAACAAAAAAAAGTTCTTCTAAGACATATCTTTGGAATGGAAATTCTTATCAATTAAAATAA